A portion of the bacterium genome contains these proteins:
- a CDS encoding phosphosulfolactate synthase — MDRVLSFLPVPDRPGKPRDTGITIARDDGLGFETAKALVESVGPFIDYMKLRHFFVLTASRDSNDLTSRKVRLYRQHAIDVLPGGIVFEIAMIKGLVDRYFDAIAAFGCSAVECSENMITIAPPTRREVLRQAGRTGLKVLWEVGDKYPGAAPDLEELVAEIRQLLEWGATKVVVERSYTDLLLGPDGHLPTARYIVDLVEAVGLRHLTFEAETPAHQRWFLHTFGPDVNIGPNIPPEMVMKLEPTRRTLSREGGYTWVTALAELEGGERRGWTTVAMGGAQ, encoded by the coding sequence ATGGATCGAGTGTTGTCGTTTCTGCCGGTTCCTGATCGGCCGGGGAAGCCGCGCGACACCGGGATCACGATCGCGCGGGATGACGGTCTGGGATTCGAGACCGCGAAGGCGCTGGTGGAGTCGGTGGGGCCGTTCATCGACTACATGAAGTTGCGGCACTTCTTCGTGCTCACCGCGAGCCGCGACTCGAACGATCTCACGAGCCGGAAGGTCCGGCTCTACCGGCAACACGCGATCGATGTGCTCCCCGGCGGGATCGTCTTTGAGATCGCCATGATCAAGGGCCTTGTCGATCGGTACTTTGACGCGATCGCCGCGTTCGGGTGCTCGGCCGTGGAGTGTTCGGAGAACATGATCACCATCGCCCCGCCGACGCGCCGCGAGGTGTTGCGGCAGGCCGGTCGCACGGGGCTCAAGGTGTTGTGGGAGGTGGGCGACAAATACCCGGGCGCGGCGCCGGACCTGGAAGAGCTCGTCGCCGAGATTCGCCAGCTCCTCGAGTGGGGGGCGACGAAGGTCGTCGTGGAGCGGTCCTACACCGATCTGCTGCTCGGTCCCGACGGACACCTGCCGACCGCGCGCTACATCGTGGACCTCGTGGAGGCGGTTGGCCTGCGCCACCTGACCTTCGAGGCCGAAACGCCCGCACACCAGCGGTGGTTCCTGCACACGTTCGGCCCCGACGTCAACATCGGGCCAAATATTCCGCCCGAGATGGTGATGAAGCTCGAACCGACGCGCCGTACGTTGAGTCGGGAAGGCGGCTACACGTGGGTGACCGCGCTGGCCGAGCTCGAAGGCGGCGAGCGCCGAGGCTGGACTACGGTCGCGATGGGAGGTGCGCAATGA
- a CDS encoding tripartite tricarboxylate transporter substrate binding protein, with protein MIGRAVRTALTITAGVVLMLGGFGDAPAALGAADAYPTRTITIYTPFAAGSTNDIEARVLALGLRDVFHQPVIVVNAPGASGGVALTQVETRPADGYSLLLDTRTLSFILASGDAHYAVKDVAAIVRLDGEALSLFVRSSSPFRSLADFVQAAKASPGKLVIGGPGVVEVNHQAEVEFADAAGIDVAWVPFAGGGQVVTAVLGGHLDAGMTAPSNALGNVQAGTMRYLALAAKPPYTPLPTAPTFTGAGYPLVEYVWRGVVTRSGVPDPVLARLATGIDTVRHTAAWAEFEKKYAQVDLFLGPSAFQTYLEREVEATAAIAKRLSQGHK; from the coding sequence ATGATCGGACGCGCCGTGCGAACGGCCCTGACCATCACCGCGGGGGTGGTTCTAATGCTCGGAGGGTTCGGCGACGCGCCTGCGGCGCTGGGTGCCGCCGATGCCTATCCGACTCGGACCATCACGATCTACACGCCGTTTGCGGCGGGCTCGACGAACGATATCGAAGCGCGCGTGCTCGCCCTCGGCCTGCGCGACGTGTTTCATCAGCCCGTGATCGTCGTGAACGCGCCCGGCGCGAGCGGCGGGGTTGCGCTCACGCAGGTGGAAACGAGGCCCGCGGACGGGTATTCGCTGTTGTTGGACACGCGGACGCTCTCGTTCATCCTCGCGAGCGGCGATGCCCACTACGCCGTCAAGGACGTCGCGGCGATCGTGCGGCTCGATGGAGAGGCGCTCTCCCTGTTCGTACGCAGCAGCAGCCCGTTTCGGTCGCTCGCTGACTTCGTCCAGGCGGCGAAGGCCAGCCCAGGCAAGCTGGTGATCGGCGGCCCCGGTGTTGTCGAGGTCAACCACCAGGCGGAGGTCGAATTTGCCGATGCCGCCGGCATCGACGTGGCGTGGGTACCGTTTGCGGGCGGCGGCCAAGTGGTGACGGCGGTGCTGGGAGGCCACCTGGACGCCGGCATGACCGCGCCGAGTAACGCGCTCGGTAATGTGCAGGCGGGGACGATGCGCTACTTGGCCCTCGCCGCCAAACCGCCGTACACACCGCTCCCGACGGCGCCCACGTTCACGGGCGCCGGCTATCCGCTCGTGGAGTACGTTTGGCGGGGTGTCGTGACCCGCAGCGGCGTGCCGGACCCGGTCCTGGCCCGGTTGGCGACCGGGATCGATACCGTGCGCCACACCGCGGCGTGGGCCGAGTTCGAGAAGAAGTACGCGCAAGTGGACCTGTTCTTGGGGCCGAGCGCCTTTCAAACCTATCTCGAACGAGAGGTCGAGGCGACGGCGGCGATCGCGAAGCGCCTCTCGCAAGGCCACAAGTGA
- a CDS encoding tripartite tricarboxylate transporter TctB family protein — protein sequence MIGREDERPRQIARRVSFAVFVILGAAAWEQTAGFGSSGGGGSALLPRVASGGIMVLGLVGLAVPPRDRAARRWPLDRSLFIHLAYFAAYGILMPEIGFVTTTVALAVALVVGFGGGVRAIRLAIAEAAFVAVVYVVFTRLFQVQFPRGLLP from the coding sequence GTGATCGGGCGCGAAGACGAGCGGCCCAGGCAGATCGCCCGCCGCGTCTCGTTCGCAGTCTTCGTCATCCTCGGCGCGGCGGCGTGGGAACAAACGGCTGGCTTCGGGTCCAGCGGCGGCGGTGGGTCAGCGTTGCTGCCGCGCGTGGCGAGCGGCGGGATCATGGTGCTCGGTCTCGTGGGATTGGCGGTGCCGCCTCGGGACCGGGCGGCGCGCCGGTGGCCGCTGGATCGATCCCTGTTCATTCACCTCGCGTATTTTGCCGCCTACGGCATCCTGATGCCGGAGATCGGATTCGTCACCACGACCGTCGCGCTCGCGGTCGCGTTGGTGGTCGGCTTCGGCGGCGGCGTGCGGGCGATCCGTCTGGCGATCGCTGAGGCGGCGTTTGTCGCGGTGGTGTACGTCGTGTTCACGAGGCTGTTTCAGGTCCAGTTCCCCCGCGGTCTGTTGCCGTGA